The Cheilinus undulatus linkage group 2, ASM1832078v1, whole genome shotgun sequence genome has a window encoding:
- the LOC121525390 gene encoding sodium- and chloride-dependent GABA transporter 2-like yields the protein MLNKICAEKEKHVEVEERGHWEKKVEFLLAVAGNVVGLGNVWRFPYLCYKNGGGAFLVPYLVFVVTCGVPLFLLETTMGQYTQEGSITCWRKLCPLAEGIGYGGLLILLYGCMTYSIILSWALLFLVFSFSSTLPWASCNNYWNTDDCVDFSAHNSSAEWTNHTNATSAATEFWERRVLAISGGIEEMGSIRWEILLCLIVMWIICYFCIWKGVKSTGKVVYFTATFPYVMLLILLIRGLSLPGALQGVLFYLMPEPSRLADPQVWMEAGAQIFFSYSLGVGCITVLGSYNSYTNNCYKDCLWLSLLNSGTSMVAGFAVFSVLGFMAHEQGVPISQVAESGPGLAFVAYPQAVALMPLPQLWSVCFFVMLILLGVDTIFISIEVVITSIIDMFPTILRRAGRRELLLLSFCLLCFCSQLVMITEAGMYVFQMFDYYAVNGACIFFLCVFESLALGWIFAII from the exons ATgctgaataaaatatgtgcagaaaaagagaagcatgtggaggtggaggagagaggacaCTGGGAAAAGAAGGTGGAGTTCCTCCTGGCAGTGGCGGGTAACGTCGTCGGTCTGGGTAACGTCTGGAGATTTCCTTACCTGTGCTACAAAAATGGAGGAG GAGCGTTCCTGGTGCCGTATcttgtgtttgtggtgacgtGTGGCGTACCTCTGTTTCTGCTGGAGACCACCATGGGTCAGTACACCCAGGAGGGAAGCATCACCTGCTGGAGGAAACTCTGTCCACTGGCAGAAG GTATCGGCTATGGAGGCCTGCTGATCCTCCTCTATGGCTGTATGACCTACTCCATTATTCTGTCCTGGGCTTTGCTCTTTCTGGTGTTCTCCTTCAGCTCAACGCTCCCCTGGGCCAGCTGCAACAACTACTGGAACACAG ATGACTGTGTCGACTTCTCAGCTCATAATAGCTCTGCTGAATGGACCAACCACACAAATGCAACCTCTGCTGCTACAGAGTTCTGGGA AAGACGAGTGCTCGCCATTTCAGGAGGGATTGAGGAGATGGGAAGCATCAGGTGGGAGATACTGCTGTGCCTGATTGTCATGTGGATCATTTGTTACTTCTGTATCTGGAAAGGAGTCAAGTCTACTGGAAAG GTGGTGTATTTCACTGCTACATTCCCCTATGTGATGCTGCTCATCCTTCTGATCCGTGGACTCTCTCTTCCTGGGGCTCTACAGGGGGTCTTATTTTATCTCATGCCTGAACCCTCGCGGCTTGCAGACCCTCAG GTGTGGATGGAGGCGGGGGCTCAGATTTTCTTCTCATATAGCTTGGGTGTGGGCTGCATTACTGTTCTGGGCAGCTACAACTCCTACACCAACAACTGCTATAA GGACTGTCTCTGGCTGTCTTTGCTGAACAGTGGCACGAGCATGGTTGCAGGGTTTGCTGTCTTCTCTGTGCTGGGATTCATGGCCCATGAGCAGGGGGTTCCAATAAGTCAGGTGGCCGAGTCAG GTCCGGGGTTGGCATTCGTCGCGTACCCTCAGGCTGTAGCCCTGATGCCTCTGCCCCAGCTGTGGTCCGTCTGTTTCTTTGTCATGCTCATTCTCCTGGGTGTGGACACAATA TTCATTTCCATAGAGGTGGTGATAACGTCGATCATAGACATGTTTCCCACCATCCTGAGAAGAGCGGGCAGACGAGAGCTGTTACTTCTCTCCTTCTGTCTcctctgtttctgctctcaGCTTGTCATGATTACTGAG GCAGGGATGtatgtgtttcagatgtttgaCTACTATGCTGTAAACGGAGCCTGcatcttttttctctgtgtgtttgaaagCCTGGCACTGGGATGGATATTTG CCATAATCTGA